Proteins co-encoded in one Methylomonas albis genomic window:
- the smc gene encoding chromosome segregation protein SMC, with product MKLEKIKLSGFKSFVDPTTIPISGNLTAIVGPNGCGKSNIIDAVRWVMGESSAKHLRGGNMADVIFNGSSGRKPVSMASVELVFDNSEGKAGGEYSQYATISIKRQVSRDGQSLFMLNGSKCRRKDITDLFLGTGLGSRSYAIIEQGTISRMVEAKPEDLRVHIEEAAGVSKYKERRSETETRMRHTRENLERLNDLRDEVEKQIKNLAKQAEKAEKYTELKKQERQYKQELLAMRWQNFQRSAQKLEEKLQSIAAEHNRLFVLLRDTEKAMELKRGEQKAQQQHLDSTQAEYYAVVAEVSRLEQTIKHNQKSHEETLVEINRMKLQAEQAQSECEQDRQQLEEIRQTLLEAEETMIVAREREEDLLDIQHDAHLQKQQWQQQWEAFLAENAGYREQAEVQRTKLVQLENQNRQLQARLDKLSGERGGLADTQLQLELETLDSSIELIEAEREQLQQQLDVVLQRIAELRPAIKQLHDNLHAGRAELQKVNGKISSLELLQQHAMGKDKKELGVWLEQMGLAQQPRLAEFLEAEEGWETAVETVLGSYLEAICVDSADSILAELQDLTKQSLVVFETHASASAAADGLTVLASKLRSRWDLSGLLSGIYCAETMQQARQMSLQPHESVVLADGTWLGRDWIKISRGSDSKAGVLHREKELRELKQRQSELQMTIAEDEEQLANSEHELKVAEGNREQYQQKEKLLSAEFSAKSAEYSAQSARFEQQKRRLEQLDHEIEEISQHLAENAESISEAEMIKQDAEQALGDLGDKKTELEQLNQQIQAQQQNTDASVDEARRHLHRLHAQIESLKSSEVLTAKQIERLQLQHQQSADRLDELENKLHFSLAPLDDEKMQLEELVERKAEFEDNLQSERQAQQASEQTVTQLAEQYSQTQRALEKQKEALDQVRFEQQDSRVRQQTIAEQLTEVDADPEAILANLSEGAGEAKWKNAVDELTDQIERLGSINLTAIEEFKTQSERMKFLNEQHDDLVDALNTLDQAISKIDKESRQRFKETFDKINNGLKEKFPRLFGGGQAYLELTEDDLLEAGVNIIARPPGKRNSSIHLLSGGEKALTAVALVFSIFELNPAPFCLLDEVDAPLDDANVVRFSQMVEDMSSTVQFLYISHNKVTMEIAKHLAGVTMKEPGVSRMVAVDIDEAVSMAES from the coding sequence ATGAAGCTGGAAAAAATCAAACTTTCGGGTTTCAAATCCTTTGTCGATCCCACCACGATACCGATCAGCGGCAACTTGACCGCGATCGTCGGCCCCAATGGCTGCGGCAAATCCAATATCATCGACGCAGTGCGTTGGGTGATGGGCGAGAGCTCGGCCAAGCATTTGCGCGGCGGCAATATGGCGGACGTGATTTTCAACGGTTCGTCGGGCCGCAAGCCGGTGAGCATGGCCTCCGTAGAATTGGTGTTTGACAACAGCGAAGGTAAGGCCGGCGGCGAGTATTCTCAGTACGCCACTATCTCCATCAAGCGCCAGGTCAGTCGCGACGGCCAGTCGCTGTTTATGCTCAATGGCTCCAAGTGCCGGCGTAAGGACATCACCGATCTGTTTTTGGGCACCGGCCTGGGTTCGCGCAGTTATGCGATTATCGAGCAAGGCACGATTTCCAGGATGGTGGAAGCCAAGCCGGAAGATCTGCGGGTGCATATCGAGGAGGCGGCGGGTGTTTCCAAATATAAGGAACGGCGTTCGGAAACCGAAACCCGCATGCGTCATACCCGCGAAAATTTGGAACGCTTGAATGACTTGCGCGACGAAGTCGAAAAGCAGATCAAGAATCTGGCCAAGCAGGCGGAAAAGGCTGAGAAATACACCGAGCTAAAAAAGCAGGAACGTCAATACAAACAAGAGTTGCTGGCGATGCGCTGGCAAAACTTTCAACGTTCAGCGCAAAAACTGGAAGAAAAACTGCAAAGTATCGCCGCCGAGCACAACCGTTTGTTCGTGTTGCTGCGCGATACTGAAAAAGCCATGGAGCTGAAACGCGGTGAGCAAAAAGCCCAGCAGCAACATCTGGACAGCACCCAAGCCGAATATTATGCGGTGGTCGCCGAAGTCAGTCGGTTGGAACAGACCATCAAGCACAATCAAAAAAGCCACGAAGAAACCCTGGTCGAAATCAATCGTATGAAATTGCAGGCTGAGCAGGCGCAGTCCGAATGCGAGCAAGATAGGCAACAATTGGAAGAAATCCGCCAGACCTTGTTGGAAGCGGAAGAAACTATGATCGTCGCTCGCGAGCGCGAGGAAGATTTGCTGGATATTCAGCACGACGCGCATCTGCAAAAGCAGCAATGGCAGCAGCAATGGGAAGCCTTTCTGGCCGAGAACGCCGGCTATCGCGAACAAGCCGAAGTACAGCGGACCAAGCTGGTGCAGCTGGAAAATCAAAATCGGCAGTTGCAGGCTAGGTTGGACAAGTTAAGCGGCGAACGCGGTGGCTTGGCCGATACCCAATTGCAGTTGGAGCTGGAAACGCTGGATAGCAGTATTGAGTTAATCGAAGCCGAGCGCGAGCAATTGCAGCAGCAGCTGGACGTGGTGCTGCAGCGCATAGCCGAGTTGCGGCCGGCGATCAAGCAACTGCACGATAATTTGCACGCCGGTCGCGCCGAGTTGCAGAAGGTCAACGGCAAGATCAGTTCCTTGGAATTGCTGCAGCAGCATGCGATGGGTAAGGATAAAAAGGAGCTGGGTGTTTGGCTGGAGCAGATGGGTCTGGCGCAGCAACCCAGATTAGCCGAGTTTCTGGAGGCCGAAGAAGGCTGGGAAACCGCGGTGGAAACGGTGTTGGGCAGCTATCTGGAAGCGATCTGTGTGGATAGTGCGGACTCGATATTGGCCGAGTTGCAGGACTTGACCAAGCAATCCCTAGTGGTGTTTGAAACGCATGCGAGTGCGTCCGCTGCTGCTGATGGCCTGACAGTTTTGGCGAGTAAGCTACGCAGCCGTTGGGATTTGTCCGGTTTATTGAGTGGAATTTACTGTGCCGAGACGATGCAACAGGCGCGGCAAATGAGTTTGCAGCCGCATGAGTCGGTGGTGCTAGCGGACGGCACTTGGCTAGGCAGGGACTGGATCAAAATCAGCCGCGGCAGCGACAGCAAGGCCGGGGTGTTGCACCGCGAAAAGGAATTACGCGAACTGAAGCAACGGCAAAGCGAATTGCAGATGACTATTGCCGAGGACGAAGAACAGTTGGCGAACTCCGAACACGAGTTGAAGGTTGCCGAGGGTAATCGCGAGCAATATCAACAAAAAGAAAAGCTGCTTAGTGCCGAATTTTCCGCGAAAAGCGCGGAATACAGCGCGCAATCGGCGCGTTTTGAGCAGCAAAAACGCCGTTTGGAGCAACTCGATCATGAGATCGAAGAGATTAGTCAGCATCTGGCGGAAAACGCCGAAAGCATTTCCGAAGCGGAAATGATCAAGCAGGATGCCGAGCAAGCCTTGGGTGATTTGGGTGATAAGAAAACCGAATTGGAGCAGCTGAATCAACAGATTCAGGCCCAACAGCAAAACACCGATGCGTCGGTCGATGAAGCGCGCCGGCATTTGCATAGGCTGCATGCGCAAATCGAATCGCTGAAATCTTCGGAAGTGTTGACTGCGAAACAGATCGAGCGCTTGCAATTGCAGCATCAACAATCGGCTGATCGTCTCGATGAATTGGAAAACAAGTTGCACTTTTCATTGGCGCCGCTCGACGACGAGAAAATGCAGTTGGAAGAGTTGGTGGAACGTAAAGCCGAATTCGAGGATAACTTGCAGTCCGAGCGTCAGGCGCAACAAGCCAGCGAACAGACTGTCACTCAATTAGCCGAGCAATACTCGCAAACCCAACGCGCCTTGGAAAAACAAAAAGAAGCCTTGGATCAAGTCCGTTTCGAGCAGCAAGACAGCCGGGTGCGTCAGCAAACCATCGCCGAGCAGCTGACCGAGGTTGATGCCGACCCTGAGGCAATACTGGCCAATTTGTCGGAAGGCGCTGGCGAAGCCAAGTGGAAAAATGCCGTCGACGAGTTGACTGATCAAATCGAACGGCTGGGTTCGATCAATTTGACGGCGATCGAGGAATTTAAAACCCAATCCGAACGGATGAAGTTTTTAAACGAACAGCATGACGATCTGGTCGATGCCTTAAATACCTTGGATCAGGCCATCAGCAAGATCGACAAGGAAAGCCGCCAGCGTTTCAAAGAGACTTTCGACAAGATCAATAACGGCTTGAAAGAAAAGTTTCCGCGTTTGTTCGGCGGTGGGCAGGCTTACCTGGAGCTGACCGAGGATGATTTGCTTGAAGCTGGCGTGAACATCATTGCCCGTCCGCCTGGTAAACGGAATAGTTCGATACATTTGTTATCGGGCGGCGAAAAGGCCTTGACGGCGGTGGCCTTGGTTTTTTCTATTTTTGAATTGAATCCGGCGCCGTTTTGTTTGCTGGACGAAGTGGACGCTCCGCTTGACGATGCCAACGTCGTGCGGTTTTCGCAGATGGTGGAAGACATGTCGTCAACCGTACAGTTTTTGTATATTTCGCACAACAAAGTCACAATGGAAATTGCAAAACATCTGGCAGGTGTTACCATGAAGGAGCCTGGAGTATCCAGAATGGTGGCGGTTGATATTGATGAAGCAGTGAGCATGGCAGAAAGCTAA
- the queF gene encoding preQ(1) synthase, protein MTTKPSADLTTFENPRPAHDFTIRIDIPEFTCLCPMTGQPDFAKLVLEYVPNQLCVELKSLKLYMWTFRERGAFHEAVTNEILDHIVAAISPNFMRLRAEFNVRGGIYTTVIAEHRNPNWQAPELVNLP, encoded by the coding sequence ATGACTACAAAACCCAGCGCAGACCTCACCACTTTCGAAAACCCCAGGCCGGCGCACGACTTCACCATTCGCATCGACATTCCGGAGTTCACCTGTCTGTGCCCGATGACCGGCCAACCCGACTTCGCCAAATTGGTTTTGGAGTACGTGCCCAACCAGCTCTGCGTAGAACTTAAATCGCTAAAGCTGTACATGTGGACATTCCGCGAACGCGGTGCCTTTCACGAAGCAGTGACCAACGAAATACTCGACCACATCGTCGCGGCCATTTCACCGAACTTCATGCGCCTGCGTGCTGAATTCAATGTACGCGGCGGCATCTATACAACGGTGATTGCCGAACACCGCAACCCAAACTGGCAAGCACCCGAGCTAGTCAATCTACCCTAA
- a CDS encoding EscU/YscU/HrcU family type III secretion system export apparatus switch protein codes for MSGRTFYNSDIAVALQYDGKNAPKVTAKGEGFTAQQILAIAEKHGVPLQNEPELARILAQVPLGEEIPQQLYIAVAEVIAFAYFISGKTPDSES; via the coding sequence GTGAGCGGCCGAACCTTTTACAACAGCGACATTGCCGTCGCCCTGCAGTATGACGGCAAGAACGCGCCCAAAGTTACTGCAAAGGGCGAAGGCTTTACCGCTCAACAAATTCTGGCCATCGCCGAAAAACACGGCGTACCGCTGCAAAACGAACCGGAACTGGCGCGAATTTTGGCGCAAGTGCCGCTCGGCGAGGAAATTCCCCAACAACTCTATATTGCCGTCGCCGAAGTCATCGCCTTTGCGTATTTCATCAGCGGCAAAACTCCCGATTCCGAATCATGA
- the asd gene encoding archaetidylserine decarboxylase (Phosphatidylserine decarboxylase is synthesized as a single chain precursor. Generation of the pyruvoyl active site from a Ser is coupled to cleavage of a Gly-Ser bond between the larger (beta) and smaller (alpha chains). It is an integral membrane protein.), whose translation MNLKEIFTVLPQYALPHHALSGVMSKLTHCQNKTWKNLFIKSIVQMYGVNMQEAKFQDLDHYSSFNDFFTRELRDGARPLTAAKDALTCPADGAISQTGPISNGRIFQAKGHDYSALELLGGDTERAQAFENGSFATIYLSPKDYHRLHMPLTGTLKEMVHIPGRLFSVNNTTVGAVPNLFARNERVACIFDTAAGPMALILVGAIFVSSVETVWHGVVTPPSISTPRTWRYEKDAPTLEQGVEMGRFNMGSTIIVLFGKDKTAWNEDLTAGKAVQLGEAIGRTLA comes from the coding sequence ATGAATTTAAAAGAAATATTTACCGTGCTGCCGCAATACGCGTTGCCGCATCACGCTCTTTCCGGCGTGATGTCCAAACTGACTCACTGCCAAAACAAAACCTGGAAAAACCTGTTTATCAAATCCATCGTGCAAATGTACGGGGTAAATATGCAGGAAGCCAAGTTTCAAGACCTGGATCACTACTCTAGCTTTAATGACTTTTTTACCCGCGAATTGCGGGACGGCGCCCGCCCACTGACCGCCGCTAAAGACGCCCTAACCTGTCCGGCGGACGGCGCGATCAGCCAAACCGGACCGATCAGCAACGGTCGAATTTTCCAAGCCAAGGGCCACGACTACAGCGCGCTGGAATTGCTGGGCGGCGATACCGAACGGGCACAGGCCTTTGAAAATGGCTCCTTCGCCACCATTTACTTATCGCCCAAGGATTATCACCGTCTGCATATGCCGCTAACCGGTACTTTGAAAGAAATGGTGCACATTCCCGGCCGGCTGTTTAGCGTGAATAACACCACGGTTGGCGCCGTGCCGAATCTGTTCGCGCGCAACGAACGGGTAGCCTGTATTTTTGATACGGCCGCCGGGCCAATGGCTTTGATTCTGGTCGGCGCAATTTTCGTGTCCAGCGTCGAAACCGTCTGGCATGGTGTGGTAACGCCACCGAGCATCAGCACGCCCAGAACCTGGCGTTATGAAAAAGACGCGCCGACGCTTGAACAAGGCGTGGAAATGGGTAGGTTCAATATGGGCTCAACCATTATCGTATTGTTCGGTAAGGATAAAACGGCCTGGAATGAGGATTTGACCGCCGGCAAAGCGGTACAACTCGGAGAGGCTATCGGCCGGACGCTAGCATAA
- the yajC gene encoding preprotein translocase subunit YajC — MSFLISDALAQTAPTAVQPGFEGMLFPLGILIFFYFLFIRPQSKRTKEQKQMLAALGKGAEVVTTGGILGKVAELDDNFVKLEVSDNSFIQVQRHAIANMMPKGTYKTLNSKKTKE; from the coding sequence ATGAGTTTCTTGATTTCTGACGCGCTGGCTCAAACCGCGCCCACCGCCGTACAACCTGGTTTTGAAGGCATGCTGTTCCCATTGGGCATTTTGATATTTTTCTATTTTCTGTTCATCCGCCCACAATCAAAGCGCACCAAAGAACAGAAACAAATGCTGGCAGCACTGGGCAAAGGCGCGGAAGTCGTTACCACCGGCGGCATTCTGGGTAAAGTGGCCGAACTGGACGACAACTTCGTCAAATTGGAAGTTTCCGATAACAGCTTTATTCAAGTACAGCGCCACGCCATCGCCAACATGATGCCCAAAGGCACTTACAAAACCTTGAACAGCAAAAAAACCAAAGAATAA
- the secD gene encoding protein translocase subunit SecD, which yields MQNHFPVWKNILVLIILLIGTIYALPNLYGNDPAVQLASSNATPLQQSQADEVAASIKNAGFALKSFEFTNGKILARFNNTDEQMKSADLLREQMSGKATVALNLAPATPDWLRTLGANPMHLGLDLRGGVHFLLEVDMDSALKQAEERYTNDIRSAFRDAKIRYQSVAKEASGIKIVLPNEEASAAATGVLNKDFRGLDLVESGPNEFTLNIPERNLREIKKAALGQNITTLRNRVNELGVAEPIIQQQGDSRIVVQLPGVQDTTRAKELLGTTATLEYRLVDVEHDVQSALGGHEPIGSRLYKDKNGAPVLLKRAVIVTGDQITDASSGLDQDGSPAVFITLDGVGAKKMGKMTQENIGKPMAVVFIEYKSETKVVNGEKVQHKEKVEKVISVATIRDSFSKRFQTTGLDSPEEARTLALLLRAGALAAPVEIVEERTVGPSLGQENIDQGMTSITAGFLLVVFFMIVYYRAFGLIANFALLFNVVLLIAIMSVLQATLTLPGMAGIVLTVGMAVDANVLINERIREELRHGLSLQASIYVGYEKAFATILDSNVTHLIVAVLLFGFGTGPVKGFALVLTIGILTSLFTAITGTRMLVNWFYGGDRKVEKLSI from the coding sequence ATGCAAAATCATTTCCCTGTCTGGAAAAACATTCTGGTGCTGATCATTTTACTGATCGGTACGATTTACGCGCTGCCTAATCTTTATGGCAACGACCCGGCAGTGCAACTGGCTTCGTCCAACGCGACGCCATTGCAGCAGTCTCAGGCTGACGAAGTCGCAGCCAGCATCAAAAATGCCGGCTTTGCGCTTAAAAGCTTTGAATTTACCAACGGCAAAATTCTGGCGCGCTTCAACAATACCGACGAGCAAATGAAGTCCGCGGATTTGTTGCGCGAGCAAATGTCCGGCAAAGCCACCGTCGCCTTGAATTTGGCACCGGCCACACCAGACTGGCTGCGGACGCTGGGTGCAAACCCCATGCATCTAGGCCTTGATTTGCGCGGCGGCGTGCACTTCCTGCTGGAAGTGGACATGGATAGCGCACTGAAACAGGCTGAAGAGCGCTATACCAACGATATTCGCTCCGCCTTCCGAGATGCAAAAATCCGTTATCAATCGGTTGCCAAAGAAGCCAGCGGCATCAAAATCGTGCTGCCTAACGAAGAGGCTAGCGCTGCCGCCACAGGCGTATTGAACAAAGACTTCCGCGGACTGGATTTAGTGGAAAGCGGTCCAAACGAATTTACGCTGAACATTCCCGAGCGCAACCTGCGCGAAATTAAAAAAGCGGCTCTGGGCCAAAACATCACCACGCTGCGTAACCGGGTCAACGAACTGGGTGTAGCCGAACCTATCATTCAGCAACAAGGTGATAGCCGCATCGTCGTGCAATTGCCCGGCGTGCAAGACACTACCCGCGCGAAAGAATTGTTAGGCACCACCGCCACACTGGAATACCGTTTGGTGGACGTGGAGCATGATGTGCAATCGGCCCTGGGCGGTCACGAGCCGATTGGCAGCCGGTTATATAAAGATAAAAACGGCGCGCCGGTACTGTTAAAACGCGCGGTTATCGTCACCGGCGACCAGATCACCGATGCATCATCCGGCTTGGACCAAGATGGTTCACCAGCTGTATTCATCACGCTGGATGGTGTCGGCGCCAAGAAAATGGGCAAGATGACCCAGGAAAATATCGGCAAGCCAATGGCGGTGGTGTTCATCGAATACAAATCCGAGACCAAAGTCGTTAACGGCGAAAAAGTCCAACACAAAGAAAAAGTCGAAAAAGTCATCAGCGTCGCCACCATTCGCGACAGTTTCAGCAAACGCTTCCAAACCACCGGCCTGGATAGCCCTGAAGAAGCTCGCACCTTGGCCTTATTGCTAAGAGCCGGCGCACTGGCCGCTCCGGTTGAAATCGTTGAAGAACGCACCGTTGGCCCCAGCTTGGGCCAGGAAAATATCGACCAAGGCATGACATCTATTACCGCCGGTTTCCTGCTGGTGGTATTTTTCATGATCGTCTATTACCGCGCGTTCGGCCTGATCGCCAACTTCGCTTTGTTGTTCAACGTCGTGCTGTTGATTGCCATCATGTCCGTATTGCAAGCCACCTTGACCCTGCCAGGCATGGCCGGTATCGTGCTGACGGTGGGTATGGCGGTTGACGCCAACGTCCTGATCAACGAACGGATCCGTGAAGAACTACGCCACGGCCTTAGCCTGCAGGCTAGCATTTACGTGGGTTACGAAAAAGCGTTTGCCACCATTCTCGATTCCAACGTCACTCACTTGATTGTCGCGGTATTACTATTCGGTTTCGGCACCGGACCGGTTAAGGGCTTTGCACTGGTATTGACCATAGGCATCCTAACTTCATTATTCACCGCGATTACCGGCACCCGCATGCTGGTCAACTGGTTCTACGGCGGTGACCGTAAAGTCGAAAAACTGTCCATCTAG
- the ndk gene encoding nucleoside-diphosphate kinase, translated as MAIERTFSIIKPDAVAKNVIGEIVSRFEKNGLRIVASKMLQLSQEQAEGFYAEHKERGFFKDLVSFMISGPVVVQVLEGENAVLKNRDLMGATNPKEAAAGTIRADFAVSIDENAVHGSDAAESAAREIAYFFSADELCDRIR; from the coding sequence ATGGCAATCGAACGTACTTTCTCAATCATCAAGCCTGATGCAGTCGCTAAAAATGTGATTGGGGAAATTGTCAGCCGCTTCGAAAAAAACGGCCTGCGCATCGTCGCATCAAAAATGCTGCAATTAAGCCAAGAACAAGCCGAAGGCTTTTATGCCGAGCATAAAGAACGCGGCTTTTTCAAAGACTTGGTCAGCTTCATGATCTCCGGCCCGGTTGTTGTCCAAGTGTTGGAAGGCGAAAATGCGGTACTGAAAAACCGTGACCTGATGGGCGCCACCAATCCTAAAGAAGCTGCGGCTGGCACCATTCGCGCCGACTTCGCGGTCAGCATCGACGAAAATGCCGTTCACGGCTCCGATGCGGCAGAATCTGCTGCAAGAGAAATCGCTTACTTCTTCTCTGCTGATGAACTCTGCGACCGTATCCGCTAA
- the rlmN gene encoding 23S rRNA (adenine(2503)-C(2))-methyltransferase RlmN, with translation MNSATVSAKPALINLLDFDRKGLQAFFVELGEKPFRATQVLKWIYQEGISDFDEMTNLSKSLRSHLKEHCQIKVPEIVAEQLASDGTCKWAVQMHCGNRVETVYIPEERRATLCVSSQVGCALACTFCSTAKQGFNRNLSTAEIIGQLYLAQQRMGPERRITNVVMMGMGEPLLNFDNVVAAMNLMMDDFCYGLSKRRVTISTSGIVPAMKRLNEVCDVSVAVSLHAPHDELRDQLVPINIKYPLKELMEACREYAKTGPRKHITFEYVMLDGINDSPEDARTLVKLLKTVPSKLNLIPFNPFPQSHYRCSSNAAILKFRDILHNAGIVTTVRKTRGEDIDAACGQLVGQVQDKSRRHLKLQAQGTAHAG, from the coding sequence ATGAACTCTGCGACCGTATCCGCTAAGCCAGCATTGATTAATCTGCTGGATTTCGACAGAAAAGGCCTGCAAGCCTTTTTTGTCGAGCTCGGCGAAAAGCCGTTTCGCGCCACCCAGGTGTTGAAATGGATTTATCAGGAAGGCATCTCGGATTTCGACGAGATGACCAACCTGAGCAAATCGCTACGCAGTCATTTAAAAGAACACTGCCAGATCAAAGTCCCGGAAATCGTCGCCGAACAATTGGCGTCCGACGGTACTTGCAAATGGGCGGTACAGATGCATTGCGGCAATCGGGTGGAAACTGTTTACATCCCTGAAGAACGCCGCGCCACCTTATGCGTGTCCTCGCAAGTGGGCTGCGCGCTGGCCTGCACCTTTTGTTCGACCGCCAAACAAGGCTTCAACCGCAATCTGTCCACCGCCGAAATTATTGGCCAGCTCTATCTGGCACAACAAAGAATGGGACCGGAGCGCCGCATTACCAATGTGGTGATGATGGGCATGGGTGAGCCTCTGCTGAACTTCGACAATGTCGTGGCGGCAATGAATTTAATGATGGATGATTTTTGTTACGGTCTGTCCAAACGCCGCGTCACCATCAGCACCTCCGGCATTGTGCCGGCCATGAAGCGTCTGAATGAAGTCTGCGACGTCAGTGTCGCCGTCTCCCTGCACGCCCCTCATGACGAATTGCGCGACCAACTGGTGCCGATCAACATCAAGTATCCGCTGAAAGAGCTAATGGAAGCTTGCCGCGAATATGCGAAAACCGGCCCGCGCAAGCATATTACGTTTGAATATGTGATGCTGGATGGCATCAACGACAGTCCGGAAGATGCGCGAACCTTGGTCAAACTATTGAAAACCGTACCGTCCAAACTGAATTTGATCCCTTTCAATCCGTTTCCGCAATCACACTACCGCTGCTCAAGCAATGCCGCGATTCTGAAGTTTCGCGATATTCTGCATAACGCCGGCATTGTCACTACCGTCCGCAAGACGCGCGGCGAAGACATAGACGCGGCCTGCGGGCAATTGGTCGGCCAGGTGCAGGACAAAAGTCGCAG